A region from the Pelagovum pacificum genome encodes:
- a CDS encoding homocysteine S-methyltransferase family protein, whose protein sequence is MQAFKLPDHPSLARLRAAAEERILILDGAMGTMIQTLGLSEEDFTGSSGGHSCHLHSDHAQKGNNDLLALTQPDAIEDLHLQFLRAGADIIETNTFSGTTIAQADYGLEEKVHDLNVAGARCARAAADRAEAEDGRPRFVAGAVGPTNRTASISPDVNDPGFRAVTFDDLRVAYGQQIRALIEGGSDLILIETIFDTLNAKAAIFAAFEAFAEAGQRLPLMISGTITDASGRTLSGQTPTAFWHSVAHARPFTVGLNCALGAEAMRPHLTELSGVATSRICAYPNAGLPNAFGEYDEGPDETAAQVARFAAEGLINVTGGCCGTTPEHIRAIADVVKDSAPREVRA, encoded by the coding sequence ATGCAGGCGTTCAAACTGCCCGACCACCCGAGCCTCGCGCGGCTGCGCGCCGCGGCAGAGGAGCGGATCCTGATCCTCGACGGTGCGATGGGGACGATGATCCAGACCCTCGGCCTGTCGGAGGAGGACTTCACCGGGAGCTCCGGCGGGCACAGCTGTCACCTGCATTCCGATCATGCGCAGAAGGGCAACAACGACCTTCTCGCCTTGACGCAGCCGGATGCGATCGAGGATTTGCACCTGCAGTTCCTGCGGGCAGGCGCGGACATCATCGAAACGAACACCTTCTCGGGCACCACCATCGCTCAGGCCGATTACGGTCTCGAGGAGAAGGTGCATGACCTGAACGTCGCCGGGGCGCGCTGCGCCCGTGCCGCTGCCGACCGGGCAGAGGCCGAGGATGGCCGCCCCCGCTTCGTTGCCGGGGCCGTCGGTCCGACGAACCGGACCGCTTCGATCAGTCCCGACGTGAACGACCCGGGGTTTCGCGCGGTCACCTTCGACGATCTGCGCGTCGCCTACGGCCAGCAGATCCGGGCCTTGATCGAGGGCGGCTCGGACCTGATCCTGATCGAAACCATCTTCGATACGCTGAACGCCAAGGCCGCGATTTTCGCCGCGTTCGAGGCCTTCGCAGAGGCTGGACAGCGGCTGCCGCTGATGATCTCGGGCACGATCACCGATGCCTCGGGGCGCACGCTGTCGGGTCAGACGCCGACGGCGTTCTGGCACTCTGTCGCGCACGCGCGGCCCTTCACCGTCGGGCTGAACTGCGCGCTGGGCGCGGAGGCGATGCGCCCGCACCTGACGGAGCTGTCCGGCGTTGCGACGAGCCGCATCTGCGCTTATCCCAACGCCGGCCTGCCGAATGCCTTCGGGGAATATGACGAGGGCCCGGACGAGACGGCGGCACAGGTCGCCCGGTTCGCGGCCGAGGGCCTCATCAACGTCACCGGCGGCTGCTGCGGCACGACGCCCGAGCATATCCGCGCCATCGCCGATGTTGTGAAGGACAGTGCCCCGCGGGAGGTCCGCGCATGA